The Synchiropus splendidus isolate RoL2022-P1 chromosome 8, RoL_Sspl_1.0, whole genome shotgun sequence nucleotide sequence aggccagagcggagacatcatctgtccagcgagtcctggctcttccccggggtctcctcctggtaggacatgcccggaacacctccccagggaggcgtccagggggcatccggatcagatgcccgagccacctcaactggttcctctccatgtggaggagcagcggctccaccccgagctcctccaggatgaccgaactcctcaccctatctctaagggtgcgcccagccaccctgcagaggaacctcatctcagccgcctgtatccacgatctcatcctttcagtcatgacccaaagctcgtgaccatagttgagggggggaacgtagattgatcggtaaatccagagcttcgtcttgtgactcagctccctcttcaccacgacggtccgatacagtgaccgcatcactgctgacgctgcaccaacccctctatcaatctcacgctgcccttttccctcactcgagaacaagaccttgagatacttaaactccaccacttggggcaagaactctccaccaacccggagagagcaaaccatcTTATtctggtaataataataataataataataataataataataataatgtgtaatGTGTCGCCATCTCCATCATCTAAATTAAAAGATGCCCttcttccatgtttttttttaacaatgtggaatcatttaaacacatttcacaaAAAAGCcgttttaaaaatcatttcacttaaaaaaaattagtaatttatttctttttttgcaaaTTAAATTGCAAAAGGAGCATAATTTCAATGAActatttggctgtgaaacaacCTATCAGCACTAGGTGGCGGTAATGAGGACAGCGGTTGGTTGTCCAGCAGGCAATAAGCTGCAGAGGCAGAACATGTTCAAGGGAGGGCCGAGCGCAGAAACCCCGTAGACTCACAACTGCGCCATTCTGAAACTGCTGCACGGTCCAAAATGGCTGGAGCCGATGGAGACGACTCTCTCTACCCTATCGCCGTTCTTATTGATGAACTGCGAAACGAAGATGTCCAGGTGAAAAGCTATTCCATCGTACATTAGCAGAATATACTGCGCACGGCCGGTTTTCTCGGAGCTATCTCTGTTTTCCAGCCGGCTAGTTAGCATGGATGCTAACCGTTTTTTCACGGCCTGTTTGGAATGTTGTGCGCGGCGCACCCTTCATATAGAGCGGGGTTCTTCTAACGATGGCCGTGGGATTAGTTGATTGGGTCGAACATTTATACGAGTAATGGAAAAATAATGTTGTAACGCGCCATCGGACACGGTTGAAGACTGGACGATTTAGCCGCTGTCAGTTCACTGTTGTTAGCGTTGTCAACAGCGGTTCCTCTCAGGCCGCAGTTGTTCCAGTTCCAATGTTGTTTGCCTTCAAATGCGACCACACAGCTCAGATAAAGTTAGTGTTTCTGTGACCATGGTCGTTTTCGGGATGCGAGTCTTCTCACGTACCGAGAAGCATCATGGCGGTCATGTGTCCTAGATCTGTATTGATGTTTCTGAAGGCGGCCACTTTATCACCGAGGCCGAGGTGTGCGGTTTTGACTTCACTGCCGACTTTTGGgagcaagatgaaatgaaacgTCATTGACAATCAACGTGGTGTGTGAAGAACCCTCTGATGCTCCGTTGTTAATTTGTCGGTGGTGTATCTAGTTTGTGTTTTTTCCTAATTCAGCGTGGTTTGATCGTCTCTCTGTAGCTACGGTTGAACAGCATCAAAAAGCTGTCCACTATTGCCCTGGCCCTGGGAGTTGAACGGACCCGGACAGAACTCCTTCCCTTTCTCACAGGTGCCagactctttctttttctttggaaTTTTGTGTCACTCAGCATTTCATTACCTTCTGTAATCTTGTGGTTGTGTTGTTCATAAAGACACCATTTACGATGAGGATGAGGTGCTTTTGGCCTTGGCTGAGCAGCTTGGCAACTTCACCATGTTGGTTGGAGGACCTGAGTATGTCCACTGTCTGCTGGTAAGTATATGAATTTTCCCTCCGTCGTGCTCAGTCTTGACCACTGTGTTTTGTGATTCTGACTTCAGCCTCCTCTGGAGAGCTTGGCGACCGTCGAAGAGACGGTAGTCAGAGACAAGGCCGTGGAGTCACTGCGCAAGATCTCTCAGGAGCACTCTCCAGTTGACCTGGAAGTCCATTTTGAGCCGTTGGTCAAGCGCCTTGCCAGTGGTGACTGGTTCACCTCTCGCACATCTGCCTGTGGTCTCTTTAGTGTTTGTTATCCACGTGTATCCAGCACTGTCAAGGCAGAGATCCGCCAGTAAGTGACGTCTTTGTCGGCAGCGCTTGCCTTGTTTCACCCTCATGTCTTACGAGGTCTTTCCCTCTTGCAGGCATTTTCGCACCTTGTGCTCAGATGACACTCCCATGGTTCGTCGTGCTGCTGCATCCAAACTGGGGGAGTTTGCCAAAGTTTTGGAGCTGGATTATGTGAAAATTGACATCATCTCCCTCTTCACCGCTCTAGCTTCCGATGAACAGGTATCAAAGCTTGTCCTTAACCTTCTTAACTCCCAACTTGGGCTGATCAATCCATCTTGTGCTTTCGCAGGACTCTGTTCGACTGCTAGCTGTAGAAGCTTGTGTCAGCATCGCAACCCTTCTGCCTCAAGAGGATTTGGAGACCCTGGTGATGCCGACCCTTCGTCAGGCTGCCGAGGACAAGTCCTGGAGGGTTCGTTACATGGTAGCTGACAAATTTTCAGAGGTTAGTCACTCCTCTTGTATATCACATTTAACTTGATCAGACTTGGATTCAGTGTTGTTGACATGACTGTGTATAGTTTACTTGCAAGTATCATATCGTCCAGTTACGCAAGCAGTTTAACAACTACTGTGGCAGTTTACATTTGTATAGTATTCAAATCCATTGTGATGTTTTTCAGCTCCAGAAAGCCGTGGGACCCGAGATCACGAAGAATGACTTGGTTCCAGCTTTCCAGAACCTTCTGAAGGACTGTGAAGCAGAGGTCCGTGCTGCAGCagccaacaaagtcaaaggtaAATCATtcgctcttctttttctttctcttcaccATGAGCTTTCTGTTGTGCTTACGgcaagtctgtctttgtcagAATTCTGCGAGAACCTCCCGGAGGACAGTCGAGAGCAGATCATCATGACTCACATTTTGCCCTGTgtcaaggtaaaaaaaaaagtcttgagtCTTGaggtttctaatgtttgcacgaGTTCCATCACATGACTCTTGGTGATGTGTGGAACAAGACCAGCCGCTTGTCCTTTTACAGTCCTGATAAAAGTATTTACACAACATGGAAATATCTGCTTTGGCAGAATACGTTTATATTGCCAGCATGTGTGACTTGCAGTCCACATAACTGATGGTATAGATGGTGGTATGCAAGTCACCATCATGTGACACTGTGATCATGCTCATAAGTGAGGGCCATAAGAGCCTTCGACTGTACAGTTAGTCACTTTATGGAGTACAAAGTTCAGCACAGATTCATCAGCAAAGCAGAGAATGTTAAGGAGTTTCTCTTTTATCAGTGCAGCCAAGCTGTTCACTGatgaatgttttttatttttatggtcTTGTCTTCAAATCAACATGAATGATTATTTAGCATTACTATCTTAATATGTGTTATTTAGTGCAGCTTCTCACATCACAGCCACTGATATCTGTCAAATGCTCTTTGTTGGCTGTTGGTACGAACTGTCCCGGTGTCTCTTAAACTCCTGTGAATGTTGAACCCAAGACAGAAGATTGACAGAAAACATCTTTCTGTGCTCTGCTGTCGGGTCTCTATTCCAAGTTTCATGAGCTTCACATAAATAAGCACAAGTGTTACAAACGCTCCAGTTAACAGCAGCATGACATCATGAGTCCTTGTTGGGCTGTGTGGCTGTCAGAAGCCAGGACATGTGGAGTGATGTGGACCCATAATGAATGGCTACATCAAAGACAGAGGACAAGCTTGCTATGTCTTCATACGTTCTGACAGAACATGTTGTGACGTGAAACTGTTGTGCAGATGCTTCATTAGAAGCTGGAGTGACCGAGGTGGTTGCCGAAGTTGATGTTTTGGTGGAAAAGAAGTGGCAACATTGTTGTCATTTAGCTCGTGGTATCTTTGTAAAGTCACTTTGCTCTCCATGATCGACCCTTCTGGATGTCAGTGAGGCAGTTGGTCTTCTGCAGGGTTGTGTGTGGGGTGGACATGGTCCGTGAAATTCTTTTGTGTAAACTTCTGCTCCATCTTGGGATGTGGAGTGGAATTTAAAGGACTTGTTCTGGTCCTGCTGCGCCCTCCTTCAATACTTGAGCATCTCACTGCTACATGAAGTGTTCCCGCTGTGTCCATGCACTTCCAGACTAACTCCGAATGTAGAAGCTCACTATAGGCTCATGATGTCTTCTGTGATGTTGCACCTTGGTTggattataataataatgatctttttattatttttttattttttactaagaTTTCCATCATATACTGCCGCCTGTTTTtacttgctttttttattttttatttttttgttccattttgGATTTGAAATGAGACTTACTTTTAGGTAATCGCTGCTGGAAGCATGACCTCATGTCTCCTGCGACGTGAATAGTAGGTTTAGCATCTtgtgaacagcaggtggcagcgttGCCCGCTGAATCCTGCCCATAATAGAAGCCGTCTGATAGGAAAAAGCAGACCTAGTTTCCTGCGCAGCCTTCCctcttgtttttgtctgctggtgtctgacGACAGTCTGCCGTTGAATTATtgtttgaaatggttgtttcgGCAGATCTTACATGTGTGCCTCTCTTCCAACCAGGAACTGGTGTCCGACACCAACCAGCACGTGAAGTCGGCCCTGGCCTCCGTCATCATGGGTCTTTCCACCATCCTGGGCAAGGACAACACAATAGAACACTTGCTGCCTCTCTTCCTGGCGCAGCTCAAGGACGAGGTGAAGGAAATGCAGACGTGCAGACTTGCTCTCGACTCGTGTCACAGTTCAGCAATCTCCCCGTGGCCTGCACCCATTGTTGGGTCGAAGCCATTTAGCCTCTGACAGTAGATCTGTAATCTGGCATCAGGCTGGTACATGGATAACACAGTTGGCTGTGCCCCGAGGACCTGGGATTAGGAGGTTGAACTCTTGGGaagagtttttattttatctccAGTTGATGGATGATTTACAAAACAAGATGAAATGGAGCAgaaaagtattattattttattggaaAGTCAAACCTTGTTCCAGAGTTCAAAGGTCAGAAGTCGGCTGCAGGGCCTTCTGTGGTCTGATGGTTTCTGCTTTGTACATGAAGTTGTTTGTGAAGACACTTGgtctgtgtttcctctccagatCATATGTGTtttccacacacgcacacgcacacacttccAAGTCTGACTGTGGGTCAGTTGATCGTGACTGTGGGCAGAACACGAAGCACCACCACAGTCACCTACTGTGTCTCCTGCCTTAAACCAAGCTCTGCTCCCACAGTGCCCTGAGGTGCGCCTCAACATCATCTCCAACCTGGACTGCGTGAATGAGGTGATCGGCATCCGTCAGCTCTCCCAGTCGCTGCTGCCTGCCATCGTGGAACTGGCCGAGGACGCCAAGTGGAGGGTCCGCCTGGCCATCATCGAGTACATGCCCCTGTTGGCCGGCCAGCTGGTGAGTGGCGTCAGGACGCCGCCGGTGGCGGCTGCTGGTGCGCCAGTCTGAACTGGGTTTGTCTCCGCAGGGAGTGGAATTCTTCGACGAAAAGCTCAACACTCTGTGCATGGCCTGGCTCATTGACCACGGTGAGTTGTTCTCCTCCTGCCGTCTCATCGTGAGTGCGAGGTGCTCTGCCAGTTACGTCTTATGTGCCGTATACGTTGTGATAATAACCAGGAACCTCACCAGATAACAGGTGTCATTGATAGAATTGGTTGGTCCTCACAAGTTGGTCTCAAACAAGTAGCAAATTAGCAAAGTAGAAATGATGAAACTAAAggaaacaatgatgaaaacagtaAGATCAAATCATAATAGCGATGTATCCGTTGTTGGGCTGCTACATAGAAGTGACTGAGCTCACTGCATGTCGACTCTTCTAGACCAGCGACTGAAACGGTCCGCTCTGTTGTGTCGCATGACTCGTGCAGTCGAGCAGCTGCCACCGTGCGACCTCCTGTTGTCAAAGAGAGAAGGGATGTAGAGTAGCTGCAACAACGAATCGATAGTCACACAGTGACCTGGGTTGATCAAGCGCAGAGGCTCGTCTGAAACATGGCGGCTCGGACGCCGTGTGTGGCTTCTGTGTCACGTTTTACTGCGTGAATGTGGTTTGTCCTGCGGCCCAGACAGTGATGCCCGGCTCACTGCTGACAGGCTGAGGAGCTGGTGGCCTCAGCAGACTGTGGACCTGCACACAGAGCTCTGGTTCCCACACGCTGTTGTTTT carries:
- the ppp2r1bb gene encoding serine/threonine-protein phosphatase 2A 65 kDa regulatory subunit A beta isoform, with protein sequence MAGADGDDSLYPIAVLIDELRNEDVQLRLNSIKKLSTIALALGVERTRTELLPFLTDTIYDEDEVLLALAEQLGNFTMLVGGPEYVHCLLPPLESLATVEETVVRDKAVESLRKISQEHSPVDLEVHFEPLVKRLASGDWFTSRTSACGLFSVCYPRVSSTVKAEIRQHFRTLCSDDTPMVRRAAASKLGEFAKVLELDYVKIDIISLFTALASDEQDSVRLLAVEACVSIATLLPQEDLETLVMPTLRQAAEDKSWRVRYMVADKFSELQKAVGPEITKNDLVPAFQNLLKDCEAEVRAAAANKVKEFCENLPEDSREQIIMTHILPCVKELVSDTNQHVKSALASVIMGLSTILGKDNTIEHLLPLFLAQLKDECPEVRLNIISNLDCVNEVIGIRQLSQSLLPAIVELAEDAKWRVRLAIIEYMPLLAGQLGVEFFDEKLNTLCMAWLIDHVYAIREAATCNLMKLVEKFGAEWAQSTIVPKVLGMANDPNYLHRMTTLFCINALSEACGQEITTKQMLPVVLKMSNDQVANVRFNVAKSLQKIGPVLDSSALQAEVKPVLEKLATDTDMDVKYFAQEAISVLALA